Genomic window (Pyrus communis chromosome 13, drPyrComm1.1, whole genome shotgun sequence):
ACGATCCAATGTcctatgtattaaaaaaataaatatacagaAAGCCAACTTGGCTTGTGGTATTTGCCTTTGTattgtttcaaaaaatttaGAGGGAAGAGAGGCCATTCCGTTCTAAATTTGGGCATACCACGAGCCTTTGTGAGGACTTGCAAACAAGGTcttaaccttttttttatattttacaaaTCGCCACCAAGAGAAATTGCCAACAGTGGAAACTCAAATGTCTTTTGAATTTGACTCAATTAAATGACgaagataatatattttttagtgaGTGAAAATCAACTAGTAGTAAGTCTAGTGTATTTGTCTCAACTCAATCTAAGAGGTCTCAAATTTAACCTACCGAAAAGACGGCGGCTTTATATATATGGGAATCTTTTGATATAGGCgtctcattttttaattttctagatcaaacatccatgccttttagtgatttgattaaactctttttgtcataattttggtgttatatgcacattatattgtaacaaatttcctataatctagcCTTTTAATTACACTCTCCTCCGTTAgagataattgtaaaaaaaaaaaaaaaaagttggttagattcaatttattttcacaataatgctacaatttagcaataattatctacgaattaagatattttctttccaaaatagtttaaaatattcttAAATCATCCAAAATCAAACATACcgaaataagtttttcttttggtatgttaagagaaaataggattgagaataatataaacgtaccaatacacaatgtgtacaaaataaaaataatgtaccaatattaacaataagtatcaaatcaaacgtaccaaaattacaaataaacgtaccaattaatgatttttgtaaattcaatcATACCCGCAGATAATATATACGTAATgtattgtacctaataataattcgtcaacaactatacttaaaaaaatacaaccaaaaaaaatatataatttcacaaaaaaattgaaaaaattccacgaagcttttatgttgatcaccaactatttgaaaaagaaaaaactatttgtaaaaagaaataatattaaatgtttgaataacaaaaaaattaaaaaaaaactatgatcgaaaaaacatatttagaggagaaaatatagtttaattattaatatctcCACTAAATAAGCAAAAGTGCATCATgcatataaaaagataaattcaaaaagtattttaattttaaaaaatagaggtGACTATTAGCTAaaacactttaatcaaattttaaaaaagcaCAGATGTTTAATTTGAATGATATAGAAAaaacactttaatcaaattttaaaaaggcacagatatttaatctaaatgatataaaaaaaacaatgatatagaaaaatgataggggattctaattttccatatatatatatatatatatatatacatatatatattttttttttttttttttgagtgagTGTAATACTTAGCCCTGCATGCTGTGAATGCATGGCTCCGAGACACCGTGagtagattataaagtatttgtTAATTAATGTACAAATACacagaaagaaacagaaaagtAAAGTAAAATTAGTTTATATAATTTCGTGTTTagtattattatattaatataataatattaaagACCAAGTCGTTTACCGGGAAAAGGTGTTATCAGTTATATCTATTGGCTCCATGGGACTTTGTGTTGTTTggcttctttcttctctcttcacATTTCTCTCACTCCCTCAATAACTTTTCAACATTTTCGATTCTTTCTGAGTTGAATGAGATCTGGGCAGTCACTTAAATTCAGGGTAGCTCTATAAATCCTCTCggtttttgccttttttttttaaatatttttctctGTTCTGTAGATTTCACCAAACAGCAGAGAATAAAGTGGCATTATCCGTGGAGATTTCTGTTTTTCCATCTTATTCAATAAAACTGAATTTTCAGTGATTTAAAGATCTGAATTTTTTCAACCAGATGCTGCTGGGTGTAATGTTTTTGGTGAGCTAGGTAAACTCTGATCGTTTGTTGTGTTGTTAGCTCAAAGCTGGGTTTTTTGAGCTTAAGATTCTCAAAATTtgccttcttttttctttgtggCAGGTGATTCGATAAAATGGGGAAGAGAAGGATGAAGAAATCTTGATTTCGAGAAATCGAAATCGAAAAATCCTCTTGGAGAGAACGGAATTGAGCGTGTTAGAAGAAATCTAAGAACTTAACAGGTGGGGTGGGTCCCTCTGAAGGCAGAGGGATCGGCATGGGTGAAGAGGGAGGAGATCGGAGTTCTTGCTGTTGGATGCCAACAACTCCTTACAGGCCTATTCTCCCCAGACTGGAGCCCAAATTGCAGCCGGAGATTGCGACGGCCTCGAGACCCTTGGCGTTCGGGGTAGAAGAAACTCAAGAGAATAGAGTAGTTATAGACTTGGATCCGGATCCGGAGGAAGAGAGCGGATTTGTTTACCAAGGAGCTGGGGCCGGGGCCGGAGCCGAAGCCGGCGTTGAAAGTTCAACGGACGCTTATTTTTGCCGCGTGGCGCAGTGGAGAGATGTTCCTTGTAAAGAGCTCATGATCCTTGCGGTGGCCTCTGCAAATGACGGGAGCGGTGGTGCAGTGCTTGGAGATACTCAGCGTAAGTGCAACCAATTGGGTTTTAATTGTTATTTGTAACACATTTACTGATCGCTGTGAATGGCGGCGCAAGTGCGAACTCACGTGTGTCCGGATCCACATCCGACTCACGTGCGTCTCGACTCACATCCGGGTCCACGTGCGTCTAGCCCTCTAATTATTGGAGAACAGTCGACGCACGTGTTCTTTTATCTTCTTGATTAGGAGAAATTCTTAAGTACGGACTTCCGTATATAGAACCACTCACGAAAAAAGTGGGCCTATAGGACGTCTCTCATTTCTTCTCACGTGATGAGAAATAAAAACACACTAAGGTCAACTAACTTTTCATAGAGTTGTTTAGTGGCGAATGAGTGGAGAGAAACTTACATGTATACTGCTTTTTTCCCTCACGTGAGGAGAGAAGATAGATATAAAAAGGGTACTAACCTGGTTGCAAGGTGAGTCCCATATAAGCTTTATACTTGATTTTTGCTACGAGCTCTAATCTTTTACTATCTTACACCTCAAGCAAAGCATTTTTGAACAAATTCATCCGTCTTGAGAAGTGGAGAACATAGTTACCTTACGAGAAGCAAACTCGGCAGTCACTGAATTTAAGGGCAGGAGAGCCGCCTTAGCGTGGACAGCTAGTTGAAGTGACTACAAATagcatgaatatgatagttgtCAGAACAAATTAAACATCCGAAATGAAAATATTGATAACAAGTTATAGGATTGTTCAGGATTACGATATCTAGAAGATAGTAATGAGCGCTAGATACGTGCACTATGTATGATAGAACAAGTAATGAGCCAGTTTTCACACACGTCATTTGTCATATATTCTGACTGCAATAATGAGTTGTGTATTGATATGTCGTATGAATTTCTGATTCTCGGTATGAATCTCATCTTGGGGAACAAGTTCTCCATGATTAGTTTATTACCACCAATTGTTTTACCAGATGTCAGATTTACGTTAATTTTAAGTGCAACTCTataaatcaacaacaaagtttGTAGTTTGTTTTTGTTACCTTTCTGATCAGTAGATGAACCAATGTTTCTATGCAGATGAATTTTTGTTCCCTGACAACCATCCTTATGATCTGAATGCTCCACCTCCGACTACATATGGCCAATTTGCACCTATAACACCGGATAAGTCCATGAGACTAGACAGTGTTCAAATGTCTCAAATTCCGAGCTCCAACGCAGATGATGGACGAGGCCAGGAGATAGAAGAGCAATGGGATGCTAATTCTGCGACAATTAACATAATTGATCTGGAAAACAATAAAGATATAGAAAAATCTGCCGTGGATTCATCACAAGCTACTTTCTCCACGCAGCTCCAGGAACATTGCAACCCTGAcaaggaggtgaacatcattaTAGACTTGAACAATACACCACAACcgaaacaaagaaggagaaagcaCAGGCCGAAGGTGATTATAGAAGGCAAGCTGAAAAGAAACCCGCAGCCTTCTGGTTCTATGgaaaatccaaaacccaaacGTAAGTATGTGCGGAAGAGTACACTCGAGAAAAACAAAACTCCTCCACCAAAGGAATCTACAGAGCATATTGATTCAAATAATGTGAAGCCTCCGAAGAGATCATGCAGAAGGACTTTAAACTATGCCGACACGGAAGAACCAATAGATGGAATTTCCTCGAGCAAGTCTTTCAATGTGGGTTCACAATCACAGGAGATGAATGTTGGCACCGATGGAGTTCAATCAAATTCAACTGGTCCGTGCAGGAATGAAGTTGAATTGGTGGCAGATAACACCCAAGCAGGCATAGCCCAAGATCTCGTCCGTTCTACAAGCCGAATGCTGAAACATTACTTGTCATTGCCGGACCAGCAACCTCCAATCACACCACAACAAATTAGAGGTTCTACTACATATGTTAATTCCCAAAAGGAGGCTGCAGAAGAAATAGGACAAGTGAGCACTTGTAGTGGACAGGCAAACCCTGCACAAACCATGTTGGATTCTATTCGATCATCCCAACGAAGTGCAAATGATTCCACCTGCAGCACAAATACAGTTCTGGCAACAGAAGAAGAGCAAGCAAAAAGATCAAAGAGAAACTATTCGAATGCTGTTGAGCAAGCAGATCCTAGAACCGGAAATTTGTTGGGGGCTAACTATAATAATTTGCCGGCATACTACAATGTAATGTCCTGGGTGCATTTTCCATACATATACAAGAAGAAGAGGACTGACAAGGCGCAAAATTCTACCATACCAAGCACCTCATATCGTGTGACTATGGCAGAAAATGTATGGAGACCATCGACAGCTGGTTACTTGACTTCTGGTCCTCAAGTGAATGCTGATAATTTTTCAACTGCACTTGGAGAAGCAGGAAAAACCCCTCAGGAGAGACCGCAAGGTGTTCACAGTTTCCTGCCTTTGTATCAGACAGAGAggtcaacaaagagaagatctAGTTGCCCTACAAGGGTCCGTGACTTAGCTTCGCTAACCAGAACACCAGAGCACATTCTGCACAGAACCTGTCTCGTCAAACAACCACCCACTGACGGCAATGGTCAAAGAGTGAACCACTTTGACAAATCTCAGACATGCATTGACGCACTAGTGACAGACGTCGGTGCAACACTCGCAAAAAAGAAGAGGACAAAGAGAAATCCACTTTCCAGTTCACAACGAGGTCTTGTAATCTATCAGAACCAGCAATCTTTCGCCACTGCATCAGGTTTGTCAGTACATTATTTGTTTCGGTATGCAGGTTGTTTCCAACTCTGCCAAGCAGCTTTCGTAACTATACTTGATCATCAATCGCAGGTGTTCCTCCAGAAGTACCATTTGAACAACTGCTTTCTGCTATTACTGAGCACTTAAAATGTTTGAACATAAACAGAGAAAATAGCAGCAGATTTGCCTATCATGGGTATAATGTGATCTCTTCTTATAAGGCACAATATCAAGAGCACAATGCACTTGTTCTTTATAGAAGAGATGGCACTGTTGTACCATTTGATGGTTCGTTTGATCCAATTAAGAAACGTAAAGCGCGACCTAAAGTTGACCTTGATCAAGAGACTGATAGAGTATGGAAGCTTCTGCTGGAAAATATAAATAGTGAAGGTATTAATGGAACAGACCAGGAGAAAGAAAAATGGTGGGAAGAAGAGCGTAGAGTGTTCCATGGACGTGCAGACAATTTTATTGCACGAATGCATCTTGTGCAAGGTACAAATTCTTTCATTTTCGGGGAATTCATATTAAGCATATCATTTCAAATCTTATCTCATGACTAGAGTTTCTACGTAGTGCAAGCTACTCGatgaaaaagaaatatgcaTTCTACTGACCATCATGATAGTCTCAAGAACCTTGGGAACTCTCATGCATATGCATTATATACACATAGAATGCTATTCTTTCAATTTTAGATGTAAGTTACAACTTCATATTCTAACAGTATAATATTACTTTAACAGGTGATAGACGCTTCTCTCCGTGGAAGGGATCAGTTCTGGACTCAGTGGTTGGAGTTTTCCTTACACAAAATGTCTCAGACCACCTCTCTAGGTAAAGTGCCATTTCTATAAACTAGAGAATTTGACATTAGATAAATTCCAAGTGAGAAACTCTCTAATCTGCACCTCCTTACAGCTCTGCATTCATGTCAATGGCTGCACATTTTCCCCTGAAGTTGAGGAGCAACGAAAAATCATGTGATGAAGAGGTTGCGAGTTTGGTAGTAGATGAACCAGAAGTGTGCATTAGTGAGAATTCAAACCAGCCAGGTTGCGACTGGAGTTCCCTCACATTCCATGACGCTGAGCATAGTGAAGAAAAAGTTGTCAATGGAAACGAGAACTCTGGAAGCACTACTGAGGGGGTTATCTCAACAAATGAAGCAGAATGCAAGCTATCACATCCATCTGAATCTGGTCCGGGGTTGTACCCTAACTCATTAATGAACAGGTCAACCACCAAGATCACAAGAACAGGATCGTACCTGCAGGAGGATATGAGAACTTATGATGTAGTTTCATCTCAAAATTCTGTGGATTCTTCAACTTCACAAACTGTGGAAAAGACAGGATCATGCGAGAGCAACTCAGAAACAGAGTATCCACCTAATAGATGTGAAAACAGCAGTTTAGATCACTCCACGTCATTTGTGGAACTTTTACAGAGGGCCGAATCAAGTATGCTGCATTACAGTCTCAAGGGCACCCATATGTCCTCTCATGACACATCAAACTGTGGAGGTTACCAACCTGCATGCATGCAGCATAATGATCAAAGACGTGAGATAAACAGAGAAGAAGCATCCCTAGACCCTTCCAGTAACTGTTGTTTGAATCTAACCCCCAACCCAGGAGTACGGCAAGTTGAGTGCTTTGATTTGTTCGCAGAAGTAACCGAGTCTTCTTATACATCCAAAAATAAATGTGAAGACAGTCTGAGTGAAAGAAGTGTACTAACAGCAGAATCTCCCAGtcaagatgcaataaataataagCTGACAGCAAATGTTCAAGAAGCACCAAGAtgttccagaaattcgtccaataACATTCAGGTAGGCAATAATATGGCCCAGTCTCAACTCGGGTGGGTTGGGAACTTGAATAATGTTGACATACATTCTcaggagcaaaacaataagaTACACCAAAGTTGCTTGAACATTTCTGGAGGGACCACAGATGTTAGGCAGAAGGCAGCAGAGTTGGGTTTAAATGAGCAGAGTAATTCAGTAAGCAAGGAGTTCACTAGTACAAATGCTGCTACCTCCAAAACAAAGAACAGAAGAGctggaaaagagaaaaatgatcAGCAAGATTGGGACAAATTAAGGAAACAAGCAGAATCAAATgggaagaaaagggaaaagacaGAAAATACAATGGATTCCTTGGACTGGGAAGCCGTAAGATGTGCAGATGTTAATGAGATTGCCCAAACCATCAAAGAGCGGGGAATGAATAATATGCTTGCGGAACGAATCAAGGTAAAAGGAACATTAAAtataattctcaaatttttcagtgtgcccaTTACACACAGAAGACCTTTTAGATCAGCTGAAGTTGATTGAGAAATTTTGTGCAGGATTTCCTTAACCGACTGCACAGAGAACATGGTAGTGTTAATCTTGAATGGTTGAGGGACGTTCCACCTGACCAAGCAAAGTAAGCTTGCAGAATTATTCCAACccatttctaattataaaaaataaactctAAAACTAAATCACTTACCTTGCATGTTATATATGTACTGAACATGCATTATGATTATGTGGTTTGCATTCCATAACTATGTGGTGTCTATAGAGAGTATCTGCTGAGCTTTCGTGGATTGGGGCTGAAAAGCGTGGAGTGTGTGCGGCTTTTGACACTGCACCATCTTGCTTTTCCGGTGAGTACATATTAAAAATATGACTGACCAGCATAGATGCAACAGATCTCAATATATATGGTTGTACCCTTGAAGGTGGACACAAATGTTGGACGTATAGCTGTACGGCTTGGATGGGTACCCCTTCAGCCACTGCCTGAGTCACTGCAGTTGCATCTTCTTGAGTTGTGAGTTTTATGAGCCTCCTCCATGTTGCTTTTGCAAAGCATATCCAATTGGCACTGGAGCTGATCTTTCTGTCTTTTATAGGTACCCAGTGCTGGAATCCATACAAAAGTATTTGTGGCCACGACTGTGCAAGCTTGACCAAAGAACATTGTAAACACAAAATCAGATAAAATCTTCACATTAGGACACTATATTGTATTTATAAGCTTGATTTTGGAAGAGTTGCTCTTCCATGAAAATTGGATACTAACTGGACaaaaacatttcaatatttGTGAACAGGTACGAGCTGCATTACCAAATGATAACATTTGGAAAGGTATGCCATCTTATCATTTATGTGAAGTGATTTGTCTTCACCTTCAGACTAAGAACGAATAAAATATCATTCTTTGACACAGGTCTTCTGCACTAAAAGCAAGCCGAATTGTAATGCATGCCCTCTGAGAGCAGAATGTAGGCATTTTGCGAGCGCATTTGCAAGGTTTGCAATTCAATTGTTCCATCCTTTGCATCTAAAAGCCAATCTCCATTATAGTTCcaataaataacaaaacaattttgtttgtCCACCACCAATTAGATCCCTTTGGGATGTTAAGCCTGATAAGTAAAAGATAAAGGGAAAAATGGTAAGCATGCACGTAGTTAGAACAAAAAATGGAAGGTCTCATTAATCAGATTATAATGTAATAAAAAAGTGTGAACAAGGAACATCAGATATCCTATTGCAAATCTGCCTTTTACATTCTCATAGAACGTACTGTACTGTAAGATTATCTGATTTGTTACTTACAAAGAATGTTGGATGCAGTGCAAGGCTTGCCCTGCCAGGACCAGAGGAGCAAAGCATAGTGAGTGCAAGTGAAGACAAAACTACCCATCCAAACCCTGCTGGGAACAATAATAGAATGCCCTTGCCCTTCCCTCAGGCAACATACCAGCAATTGGAAGCAAGTCAGAAATCAGAAGTAAAATCTACAGTTGGTCATTGTGAACCTACAACATACCATCAATTGGAAGCAAGCGAGATATCTGAAGTAAAAGCTGCAGTTGGTAACTGTGAACCTATTATTGAAGAACCAGCATCACCAGAGCCAGTGTGTACACAGATATCAGAGGACATTGAGGACTTCTGTGATGATCCTGATGAAATTCCTACTATTAAACTTAACATTGAAGAGTTCACTCAGACTTTGCAAAATTATATGGAAAAAAACATGGAGCTTCAAGAAGGTGACATGTCAAAAGCTTTAGTCTCTCTGACACCAGAagctgcatctttaccaactCCCAAGCTTAAGAACGTGAGCCGACTGCGAACTGAGCACCAAGTGTAAGTAGGAGCTTTCATCTCTCCGGTAATTCAAGAAATATCTTGCATGCAGGATTTTGGTATTACTAGGATTAAATGGATTAAGTAATCCAATAAAAATCATACAACATCGCTCTGTCCAAAACTATATTGATTGTGCATCCAAAAAACAtaacatcttccaaaataaaGGTAAACATTTGGAACAAAAGCCCTACAGCTTTCTACACCATGATGATTGTGATGAATATTATCACATAAAGCCAAACATCTTATATGTTACTGATTCTTGTTCTTCACAATGCAGCTATGAACTTCCTGATACGCACCCTCTTCTAGAAATGGTTAGTAATACCTACATATCTATCTAATAACATTGTTTAACAACCCCTTCTTTGGGTTTCTATGAGTCCAATAAGTATCTATCCCCAATTTAATATCTGCTTTGCTTAATACAGTTGCATATGGATAAGCGAGAACCTGATGACCCCTGTAATTACCTTCTGGCTATTTGGACTCCAGGTATGCAGACGACAATAAAAACCAACCACTATAATTCTTAAATCTGGCTATCTAATTTTCCTCTTTCACCCCCAAGTTCTCAACCCTCTTTGAGAGTTTAGCCTAGAACAATCTTCCAAAGTGGATAGCATAGCCTTATGAAACCTGACAGTCCCCAATGTCAGAGTGACTACTATTATCATTTGAACCACGAATAAAAACTGGTTTAAGATCAACACTAGAGACATGGCATAGAGCATCTCTACGTTTCTTGGTGGGGTACTGCCCATAGTTAATACCTATACTCTTTTTATATATGTTTACTAGGAAATTCCACTAAATGCCTTGATGTTCATACCAGGTGAAACTCCAAATTCCATTCAACCACCAGAGAAAAGGTGTAGTTCTCAAGAACTTGGCAAGTTGTGTGACGATAAGGAATGTTTCTCATGCAACAGTTCACGGGAAGCAAATTCACAAACAGTCCGAGGGACTCTCTTGGTAAGAATAAGCTAAACGAAACGAACCATGTATAACTTTTACTGCTATACAAAAGAACTAAACATTTGTCACACCAATAGAAGTAAAGACAACAATGATCAGTGGTTACTTGTTCTGATCATGAACAGATACCATGCCGAACAGCAATGAGAGGGAGCTTTC
Coding sequences:
- the LOC137713569 gene encoding DNA glycosylase/AP lyase ROS1-like isoform X1, which produces MGEEGGDRSSCCWMPTTPYRPILPRLEPKLQPEIATASRPLAFGVEETQENRVVIDLDPDPEEESGFVYQGAGAGAGAEAGVESSTDAYFCRVAQWRDVPCKELMILAVASANDGSGGAVLGDTQHEFLFPDNHPYDLNAPPPTTYGQFAPITPDKSMRLDSVQMSQIPSSNADDGRGQEIEEQWDANSATINIIDLENNKDIEKSAVDSSQATFSTQLQEHCNPDKEVNIIIDLNNTPQPKQRRRKHRPKVIIEGKLKRNPQPSGSMENPKPKRKYVRKSTLEKNKTPPPKESTEHIDSNNVKPPKRSCRRTLNYADTEEPIDGISSSKSFNVGSQSQEMNVGTDGVQSNSTGPCRNEVELVADNTQAGIAQDLVRSTSRMLKHYLSLPDQQPPITPQQIRGSTTYVNSQKEAAEEIGQVSTCSGQANPAQTMLDSIRSSQRSANDSTCSTNTVLATEEEQAKRSKRNYSNAVEQADPRTGNLLGANYNNLPAYYNVMSWVHFPYIYKKKRTDKAQNSTIPSTSYRVTMAENVWRPSTAGYLTSGPQVNADNFSTALGEAGKTPQERPQGVHSFLPLYQTERSTKRRSSCPTRVRDLASLTRTPEHILHRTCLVKQPPTDGNGQRVNHFDKSQTCIDALVTDVGATLAKKKRTKRNPLSSSQRGLVIYQNQQSFATASGVPPEVPFEQLLSAITEHLKCLNINRENSSRFAYHGYNVISSYKAQYQEHNALVLYRRDGTVVPFDGSFDPIKKRKARPKVDLDQETDRVWKLLLENINSEGINGTDQEKEKWWEEERRVFHGRADNFIARMHLVQGDRRFSPWKGSVLDSVVGVFLTQNVSDHLSSSAFMSMAAHFPLKLRSNEKSCDEEVASLVVDEPEVCISENSNQPGCDWSSLTFHDAEHSEEKVVNGNENSGSTTEGVISTNEAECKLSHPSESGPGLYPNSLMNRSTTKITRTGSYLQEDMRTYDVVSSQNSVDSSTSQTVEKTGSCESNSETEYPPNRCENSSLDHSTSFVELLQRAESSMLHYSLKGTHMSSHDTSNCGGYQPACMQHNDQRREINREEASLDPSSNCCLNLTPNPGVRQVECFDLFAEVTESSYTSKNKCEDSLSERSVLTAESPSQDAINNKLTANVQEAPRCSRNSSNNIQVGNNMAQSQLGWVGNLNNVDIHSQEQNNKIHQSCLNISGGTTDVRQKAAELGLNEQSNSVSKEFTSTNAATSKTKNRRAGKEKNDQQDWDKLRKQAESNGKKREKTENTMDSLDWEAVRCADVNEIAQTIKERGMNNMLAERIKDFLNRLHREHGSVNLEWLRDVPPDQAKEYLLSFRGLGLKSVECVRLLTLHHLAFPVDTNVGRIAVRLGWVPLQPLPESLQLHLLELYPVLESIQKYLWPRLCKLDQRTLYELHYQMITFGKVFCTKSKPNCNACPLRAECRHFASAFASARLALPGPEEQSIVSASEDKTTHPNPAGNNNRMPLPFPQATYQQLEASQKSEVKSTVGHCEPTTYHQLEASEISEVKAAVGNCEPIIEEPASPEPVCTQISEDIEDFCDDPDEIPTIKLNIEEFTQTLQNYMEKNMELQEGDMSKALVSLTPEAASLPTPKLKNVSRLRTEHQVYELPDTHPLLEMLHMDKREPDDPCNYLLAIWTPGETPNSIQPPEKRCSSQELGKLCDDKECFSCNSSREANSQTVRGTLLIPCRTAMRGSFPLNGTYFQVNEVFADHDSSINPIDVPRAWLWKLNRRTVYFGTSIPTIFKGLSTPEIQQCFWRGFVCVRGFDQKTRAPRPLLARLHFPASKLARTKDKREE
- the LOC137713569 gene encoding DNA glycosylase/AP lyase ROS1-like isoform X2; translated protein: MGEEGGDRSSCCWMPTTPYRPILPRLEPKLQPEIATASRPLAFGVEETQENRVVIDLDPDPEEESGFVYQGAGAGAGAEAGVESSTDAYFCRVAQWRDVPCKELMILAVASANDGSGGAVLGDTQHEFLFPDNHPYDLNAPPPTTYGQFAPITPDKSMRLDSVQMSQIPSSNADDGRGQEIEEQWDANSATINIIDLENNKDIEKSAVDSSQATFSTQLQEHCNPDKEVNIIIDLNNTPQPKQRRRKHRPKVIIEGKLKRNPQPSGSMENPKPKRKYVRKSTLEKNKTPPPKESTEHIDSNNVKPPKRSCRRTLNYADTEEPIDGISSSKSFNVGSQSQEMNVGTDGVQSNSTGPCRNEVELVADNTQAGIAQDLVRSTSRMLKHYLSLPDQQPPITPQQIRGSTTYVNSQKEAAEEIGQVSTCSGQANPAQTMLDSIRSSQRSANDSTCSTNTVLATEEEQAKRSKRNYSNAVEQADPRTGNLLGANYNNLPAYYNVMSWVHFPYIYKKKRTDKAQNSTIPSTSYRVTMAENVWRPSTAGYLTSGPQVNADNFSTALGEAGKTPQERPQGVHSFLPLYQTERSTKRRSSCPTRVRDLASLTRTPEHILHRTCLVKQPPTDGNGQRVNHFDKSQTCIDALVTDVGATLAKKKRTKRNPLSSSQRGLVIYQNQQSFATASGVPPEVPFEQLLSAITEHLKCLNINRENSSRFAYHGYNVISSYKAQYQEHNALVLYRRDGTVVPFDGSFDPIKKRKARPKVDLDQETDRVWKLLLENINSEGINGTDQEKEKWWEEERRVFHGRADNFIARMHLVQGDRRFSPWKGSVLDSVVGVFLTQNVSDHLSSSAFMSMAAHFPLKLRSNEKSCDEEVASLVVDEPEVCISENSNQPGCDWSSLTFHDAEHSEEKVVNGNENSGSTTEGVISTNEAECKLSHPSESGPGLYPNSLMNRSTTKITRTGSYLQEDMRTYDVVSSQNSVDSSTSQTVEKTGSCESNSETEYPPNRCENSSLDHSTSFVELLQRAESSMLHYSLKGTHMSSHDTSNCGGYQPACMQHNDQRREINREEASLDPSSNCCLNLTPNPGVRQVECFDLFAEVTESSYTSKNKCEDSLSERSVLTAESPSQDAINNKLTANVQEAPRCSRNSSNNIQEQNNKIHQSCLNISGGTTDVRQKAAELGLNEQSNSVSKEFTSTNAATSKTKNRRAGKEKNDQQDWDKLRKQAESNGKKREKTENTMDSLDWEAVRCADVNEIAQTIKERGMNNMLAERIKDFLNRLHREHGSVNLEWLRDVPPDQAKEYLLSFRGLGLKSVECVRLLTLHHLAFPVDTNVGRIAVRLGWVPLQPLPESLQLHLLELYPVLESIQKYLWPRLCKLDQRTLYELHYQMITFGKVFCTKSKPNCNACPLRAECRHFASAFASARLALPGPEEQSIVSASEDKTTHPNPAGNNNRMPLPFPQATYQQLEASQKSEVKSTVGHCEPTTYHQLEASEISEVKAAVGNCEPIIEEPASPEPVCTQISEDIEDFCDDPDEIPTIKLNIEEFTQTLQNYMEKNMELQEGDMSKALVSLTPEAASLPTPKLKNVSRLRTEHQVYELPDTHPLLEMLHMDKREPDDPCNYLLAIWTPGETPNSIQPPEKRCSSQELGKLCDDKECFSCNSSREANSQTVRGTLLIPCRTAMRGSFPLNGTYFQVNEVFADHDSSINPIDVPRAWLWKLNRRTVYFGTSIPTIFKGLSTPEIQQCFWRGFVCVRGFDQKTRAPRPLLARLHFPASKLARTKDKREE